Proteins encoded in a region of the Cheilinus undulatus linkage group 8, ASM1832078v1, whole genome shotgun sequence genome:
- the LOC121513510 gene encoding uncharacterized protein LOC121513510, whose product MEMTTVSLYNNTTAISETNETVYIDQYVKLRQSLHIMSLIVYSLAFVLGVLGNGAVIWVTGFKMKKTVNTVWFLNLAVADFLFTVSLPLSVTYLALRFHWPFGKFMCKLNSTLNSLNIFVSVYILVVISVDRCVSVVWPVWAQNHRNVRKASYVSLGVWVLGLILSSPYFVFRDTGPSFMNKDIINCFNNFALSDDYESLSVYELTLYRFKAMTITRFLLGFVVPFTVIVSCYAVIIHHVRRNRTLARQSKRTFKIIAAVITTFFFCWAPFHAIALIDLVHYLTEYESQKLDYVITIGVPLTTSLAFLNSCLNPLLYVFVGQDFRDKVRKSILNVLETAFQEDSGSQTDTHTVSTSQSKGKSAHDTEVFREIMEMTTLPDYENTTADPPYTTDAALDELSQSLKCMSLIVYCLAFVLGVLGNGAVIWVTGFKMKKTVNTVWFLNLAVADFLFIVSLPLSVTYLALDFHWPFGKFMCKLNSTLNSLNIFVSVYILVVISVDRCVSVVRPVWAQNHRNVRKASCVSLGVWVLALVLSTPDFVFRNTQLSSDNHISCFSNFAFPDESNPPVLNELVVFRFQVMTITRFLLGFVVPFTVIVSCYAVIIHRLRRNCKMTRMFNRTFKIIAAVILTFFFCWAPFYIFVLLDLVSAMNNYADETLGSVVYIGTPIVTSLAFLNSCLNPLLYVFVGQDFRDRIHKSVLSALEAAFQEELSRSRFNSNTEDANQINERSLLSTKV is encoded by the exons ATGGAGATGACCACTGTCTCTTTATACAATAACACAACAGCTATATCTGAAACAAATGAAACTGTGTACATTGATCAGTATGTGAAGCTGAGACAGTCTCTGCACATCATGTCTCTCATTGTTTACTCCCTGGCCTTTGTTCTCGGCGTGCTCGGGAACGGAGCTGTTATCTGGGTGACCGGATTCAAGATGAAGAAAACAGTGAACACCGTTTGGTTCCTCAATCTGGCTgtggctgacttcctgttcaCTGTATCTCTGCCTCTGAGTGTGACCTACCTGGCTCTGAGATTCCACTGGCCTTTTGGGAAGTTCATGTGTAAGCTCAACAGCACACTGAACTCCCTGAACATCTTCGTCAGTGTCTACATTCTGGTTGTGATCAGTGTGGACagatgtgtgtctgtggtgtGGCCCGTGTGGGCTCAGAACCATCGTAATGTTCGTAAGGCGTCCTATGTGAGTCTGGGTGTTTGGGTGCTGGGTCTGATTCTCAGTTCCCCATACTTTGTGTTCAGGGACACCGGACCATCCTTTATGAATAAAGACATCATCAACTGTTTTAACAACTTTGCGCTTTCTGATGACTATGAATCTTTGTCTGTGTATGAGCTGACGCTCTATCGTTTTAAAGCCATGACCATCACTCGCTTCCTGCTGGGATTTGTAGTCCCTTTCACTGTCATCGTGTCCTGTTAtgctgtgataatccatcaTGTAAGGAGAAACCGCACCCTGGCCAGGCAGTCAAAACGCACCTTTAAGATCATCGCCGCTGTCATTACCACATTCTTCTTCTGCTGGGCCCCCTTTCACGCCATTGCTCTGATTGATTTGGTTCATTATCTGACTGAGTATGAGAGTCAAAAATTAGACTATGTCATCACCATCGGGGTCCCTTTAACcaccagcctggccttcctcaACAGCTGCCTGAACCCACTGCTCTATGTGTTTGTGGGTCAAGATTTCAGGGATAAAGTCCGCAAGTCCATCCTGAATGTACTGGAGACTGCCTTCCAGGAGGACTCTGGCTCTCagactgacacacacacagtgagCACCAGTCAGAGCAAAGGGAAGTCAGCACATGACACAGAGGtg ttcag AGAAATAATGGAGATGACAACGTTACCCGACTATGAAAACACAACAGCTGATCCACCTTACACAACAGATGCTGCATTAGATGAGCTGAGCCAGTCTCTCAAATGCATGTCTCTCATTGTTTACTGCCTGGCCTTTGTTCTCGGCGTGCTCGGGAACGGAGCTGTTATCTGGGTGACCGGGTTCAAGATGAAGAAAACAGTGAACACCGTTTGGTTCCTCAATCTGGCTGTGGCTGACTTCCTCTTCATTGTATCTCTGCCTCTGAGTGTGACCTACCTGGCTTTGGATTTCCACTGGCCTTTTGGGAAGTTCATGTGCAAACTCAACAGCACACTGAACTCCCTGAACATCTTCGTCAGTGTCTACATTCTGGTTGTGATCAGTGTGGACagatgtgtgtctgtggtgcGGCCTGTGTGGGCCCAGAACCATCGTAATGTTCGTAAGGCGTCCTGTGTGAGTCTGGGTGTTTGGGTGCTGGCTCTGGTTCTCAGTACTCCAGACTTTGTCTTCAGGAACACTCAACTATCTTCTGACAACCACATCAGCTGTTTCAGCAACTTTGCCTTCCCTGATGAATCTAATCCTCCAGTTTTAAATGAGTTAGTAGTGTTTCGTTTTCAGGTCATGACCATCACCCGCTTCCTCCTGGGATTTGTAGTCCCCTTCACTGTCATCGTATCCTGTTATGCTGTGATAATCCATCGTCTGAGGAGAAACTGCAAGATGACCCGCATGTTCAATCGCACCTTTAAGATCATCGCAGCAGTTATCCTCACCTTTTTCTTCTGCTGGGCACCCTTTTACATCTTTGTTCTACTTGACTTGGTTAGTGCTATGAATAATTACGCGGATGAGACATTAGGGAGTGTCGTCTACATTGGCACCCCTATAGTaaccagcctggccttcctcaACAGCTGTCTGAACCCACTACTGTATGTGTTTGTGGGCCAAGATTTCAGGGATAGAATTCACAAATCAGTCTTGAGTGCATTGGAGGCTGCCTTCCAGGAGGAGCTTTCTCGCTCTCGCTTCAACTCCAACACAGAAGATGCTAATCAGATCAATGAGAGGTCATTACTTAGTACCAAAGTATAA